One stretch of Flavobacterium sp. 9 DNA includes these proteins:
- a CDS encoding thymidine kinase — protein sequence MFLENTVNHKEQFGWIEVICGSMFSGKTEELIRRLKRAQFAKQRVEIFKPAIDTRYHDEMVVSHDANEIRSTPVPAAANISILAQGCDVIGIDEAQFFDDEIVTVCNDLANQGIRVIVAGLDMDFKGNPFGPMPALMATAEYVTKVHAVCTRTGNLANYSFRKTDNDKLVMLGETEEYEPLSRAAYYNAMKKIQDK from the coding sequence ATGTTTCTCGAAAATACAGTAAATCACAAAGAACAATTTGGTTGGATTGAAGTTATTTGTGGATCAATGTTTTCGGGTAAAACCGAGGAGTTAATCCGCAGATTAAAACGCGCCCAATTTGCCAAACAAAGAGTCGAAATCTTTAAACCTGCCATTGATACTCGCTATCATGACGAAATGGTGGTATCGCATGATGCCAACGAAATTCGTTCAACTCCGGTTCCCGCCGCGGCAAATATTTCTATTTTAGCGCAAGGTTGCGACGTTATTGGTATTGACGAAGCTCAGTTTTTTGATGACGAAATTGTTACGGTTTGTAATGATCTTGCTAATCAGGGAATTCGTGTGATAGTTGCAGGGCTTGATATGGATTTTAAAGGAAATCCCTTCGGACCAATGCCAGCGCTTATGGCAACAGCCGAATATGTAACTAAAGTTCACGCCGTTTGCACCAGAACGGGAAATCTTGCCAATTACAGCTTCCGTAAAACCGATAATGACAAATTAGTAATGCTTGGTGAAACCGAAGAATATGAGCCATTAAGTCGTGCTGCATATTATAACGCCATGAAAAAGATTCAGGATAAATAA